A region of the Egicoccus sp. AB-alg2 genome:
CACGGGGTTGGCGGGGTCACGGAGATCGAGGATCACGGTCCCCATGTCCCAGTACGACAGGTAGGCGCGACGCCCGTCGCCGATGACGGAGTGCACGAAGTTCAGGCCCTTGCCGTCGAAGATGTCGATGCCGAGTTCCTCGGTGATCCCCCACTCGGAGATCCGCACCGGCTCGCCCGGCTCGGAGACGTCGAAGACCATGAAGTCCTTCTCGGCTCCCCGTGTGGCGTACTCCGCGTAGATGGCGGCGGTGTAGACGTAGGCGGCGTTCGGGCGCGCCTCCAGCCAGAGCTCGTGAACGCCGTACGGGCTGTCCGTCGGCACGAGCGCCAGCTCCACCGGGTCGGTGGGGTCGGAGACGTCATAGACGCCGAACCCACGGAAGGCGTCCGAGCTGAGCGAACAGGGCTGGAACGAGACGGCCGCGAGGTCACCGCGGAAATGGCGGGTGTTGACGCGCTGGACGATCACCTTCTCGGTCCAGGTGCCGGCCAGCTCCGGGTTGCTCTCGGCGTCGGCGAATCGGGACAGCGGCGTCGGGTTCGCCGGGTCGCGCAGACTGACGGCTTCGACGCCGCTGGACCGGCAGCCCGCGCGCCAGCTCGCGAGGTACGCGACCCGCTTGTGCGCCCACACGTCGGCGATCGAGTTCTGGGGGTCGTAGTTACCGAGCGTCACGAACTCCCCGGCGTCGGCTGCCATCGCGGGCATGGGCCCTGGTTCACCGGGCTCTGCGTCGGGGTCGAAGTCGGCGGCGGCGTCACCCTTGTCCATGGTGTCGCCGGGGCCGAGGTGGGCGGCGGCCGGGTTGCAGGCGAAGAAACTGGTGTCGTGTGCACACGCCAGCTCGTGGGCGTGCAGCAGCGGCGTGACCGTGAGGGTGAAGGCCACCGCTGCCACCAACAGCAGGTAGCGGTGGACGCGGCCAATGGATCTGGACGGCATGGGTGCCTCGTTCGCCGATGACAGTGACCGGCCGAGTCAAGCCGCCCGAGCGACAGGATCAGTCCGAAAGGCGCATACCGCACGTGGCCATTCCGGGCCCGCTCTTTCGTGCCACGCCCGCAGGGCCATGGTGACGGAGACCCGAGGCGCGCGGTGAGCCGGTTCAGCGGGGGGTGAGGCGGCTGAGGCGCAGGCCGACGTGAGCCTTGTGGCGCTTGTTCACGGCGATGATCACCGCTGTCAGCCCCTCGAGCGGCGCGGCGAGCCGCAGCGCGCCGGCCGGATACGACCGCACCCCGTCGATCCGGTTCGCCAACGTCGCCACGGCGTCGACGGCCTCGGTGTCGTCGCCGAACACCGGGACATCGTCCTCGAGCGGCGTGTCGAGGCGCTTGAGTGCGGTCGACGAGACGCTGTGGAACGCGGCGGTCATCCGGGCGCCCGGCAGCCTGGCGGCGCAGGCCTGCGCGACACTGCCTTCGGCGACGGGTTCGTTGTAGGGACCGTGTGCGTCGAAGGCCAGGGGGTTGACGGCGCTCACGACGATCCGGCCCTCGACGGCCGGGGCCAGCGGCTCCAGCACCGCATCCAGCCCCTCGTACGGGACGGCCAGCACGACCACCGGCGCTTCGCAGGCGCCCAGGTTGTCGACGCCGACGACCTGTCCGGCGGCGTCCGGCAGCTCTGCGCGCAGCTCGTCGGCCGCCGCCTGCCCGCGCGACGCGTCCCGCGATCCGAGCCGCACGTCGACGCCCGCCACCAGCCAGCGGCGCGCCAGACCGCGGCCGAGGGCCCCGGTGCCACCGACGATCCCGACCTCCACGCTGACCTCCTCGAGTTCCGACGCGCCGGCGCAGGCTGCCACACCAGCCGCCCGCATGCCGCACCCGGGCCCCACGTGCCGCAGCCCGGCCCCGCAAACCCGCACCCGGGCCTCGCATGCGGCGCCGCTAGACTCCGTCGCGGTCCGCGGTGGTTCCTCGCCGGGACCGTCACGGGGCGGCCGGTGACCGCCCCGTCGTCTCGTCCAGCGGCAACGGAGGGCAGGTGACGAGCTCCCCCGACGCTCAGTTGCGCTGGCACCGAACGACGTTGGAGGGCCGCGTCGCCGTCTACGGCGAGGCCGGTGACGGCCCGCCGCTGGTCTTCCTGCACGGCTGGGGCCTGTCGGCCCGTTCCTACGCCCGCGCCCTGCCAGGCATCGCCGCCAGCGGCTGGCGGGTGCTCGCGCCGGCCCTGCCCGGCTTCGGCCGCAGCGACGCCCTGCCGGGCGAGTACACCTTCGAGAAGCTGGCCAACTGGGTCGACGACCTGCTCGACCACGCGGGCGTCGAGGAACCGGCCGCGCTGGTCGGGCACTCGTTCGGCGGTGGCGTGGCGACCGCGACGGCCTGGTACCACCCCGAGCGCGCCCGGTCGCTGACGCTCGTGAACTCCATCGGCGGCTCGGTGTGGAAGACCGGCGGACGCGCCGACCGGCTGCTGGCCGAGCGACCGCTGTGGGACTGGGGGCTCCGCCTGCCCCGCGAGTTCGGGCGGCGCGACTACCGGCGGGTGCTGCCGGTGGTGCTGCGCGATCTCGTCGGCAACGCCGTCACCAACCCCGCGGCGGTGTGGCGGGCCGGCGAACTGGCCCGCAACGCCGACCTGCGCGAGGAACTCGCCACCCTGGCCGCGCGCGGCCTGCCGGTGACGATCCTGTGGGGCTCGGCCGACAAGGTGGTCCCGGAGGCGACCTTCCTGGCGATGTGCGACGCGGCGGGCGCACCGGGCGACATCGTGACCGACGCCGGCCACTCCTGGCTGCTCGCCGACCCGGACGGGTTCGGGGAGTTGCTGACGAACTCCCTCACGGTCCGGCGCACCCTCTCCGAACGCACGCGAGCCTCATGACGATCTCCGCACCCCCTCCCCCGCCCAACATCGTGGACGACCGGGTCCGCGCCGACGTCGTGATCGTCGGTGCGGGCGTCGCCGGTCTCTACGCCGCCAGCCGGCTGCCCGACCACCTCGACGTGGTCGTGGTGGACAAGGGCGTGCCGGGCGGCGACTCCGGCTCGTCGCCCTGGGCGCAGGGTGGCCTGGCGGTCGCGATCGGCGCCGACGACAGCCCCGAGCTGCACGCACAGGACACGCTGCTCGCCGGCGACGGCCTGTGCGATCCGGTCGCCGTCGCCGTGCTGGCCCGTGAGGCGCCCGGTCACGTGCGCGAACTGCTGCACCTCGGCGCGGCCTTCGACCGGGTCCCGGGCGAGGTCACCTCCGACGACCCGGCGCACCTCGACCTCGCGCGCGAGGGCGGACAGCGGGTGCCCCGCTCGGTGCACCGCGCCGACGCGACCGGCGCCGAGCTGGTGCGGGTCCTGCGGGCCGCGGCCGCCCCGAAGGTCTCGCGCCTTCCGGGCATCGTCGTGGCGCTGGCCCAGGACGAGGCCCGGCGCGTCACCGGGTTGTGGGTCCTCGCCGACGGCCGGCTGCTGGCCGTCGAGGCGCGGGCGGTGCTGCTGGCCACCGGCGGCTGTGGCGGCCTGTTCGCCGCCACCACCAACCCCGCCCATGCGACCGCGGACGGCGTCTCGCTGGCGATGGCGGCCGGCGCCGCCGTGCGTGACCTGGAGTTCGTGCAGTTCCACCCCACCGGGCTGGCCGTCGCCGGGACGTGGCGGTTCCTGCTGACCGAGGCCCTCCGCGGCGCGGGTGCCACCCTGCACGGCTCCGACGGCGAACGGTTCCTCGTCGACCGCCATCCCGACGCGGAGCTCGCACCGCGCCACGTCGTCGCCAAGGCGATCCTCGACCAGCCCGACGGCACCGCCTGGCTCGATGCCACGCACCTGTCGGAGCAGGCGTTCGCGCACGAGTTCCCGACCGTGCTCGCCGGCGCCCGCCGGTACGGCTTCGACCTGGTGACCGAACGGGTGCCGGTCACGCCGGCCGCCCACTACCAGGTCGGCGGCGTCCGCACGGACCTCGACGGACGCACCTCGCTGCACGGCCTCTATGCCGCCGGCGAGGTGGCCTCGACCGGCGTCCACGGTGCCAACCGGATGGCGGGCAACTCCCTGACCGAGGCGCTGGTGTTCGGCGCGCGTGCGGCCACGGCCCTCGCGGCCGAACTGCCCGGCCGCCACGGGGAACTGGGCGAACCTCCCCGACTCGCGGACCATGCGCCCGTCCCCGCGCAGGCGCTGCGCGAGCGGCTGCGGACCGCCATGCTCGAGGGCGCGGGGCCCGTGCGCACCGAGGCGGGGCTGGCCACCGTCGCGACCGAACTCGAGGCCCTGTCGGCCGACCTGCACCGTCCCGGCGCGGCCGACGACGAAGTCGAGTTGTGGCACGCCCTGCGGGTGTCGCGGGTGCTGGTGCGCGCCGCACGGCTGCGCACGGAGTCACGCGGCGGCCACTGGCGCGACGACTTCCCGGCGCCCGACCCGGCCTGGGCCGACGTCCACCTCGAGCACGTGACCGGCTGACCCGGCCGTCAGAGGCTGGCCGCCATCCGGTGCACGGCTTCCTCGAGGATCGACGTCGAGGTGGCGAAGTTGAGCCGGACGTGGCCCTCGCCGCCCGTGCCGAAGTCCCGGCCGTCGACGACCGCCACCCCGGCCGCCAGGAAGTGGTCGGCCGGGTCACGGTCGAGCCCGAGTCCACGGCAGTCGAGCCAGGCGAGGTAGGTCGCCTCGCCGGGGCGCCACCGCACGTCCGGCAGATGCCGTGCCAGCAGGTCGCCGAGCCGTGCCCGCCGCTCGGTCACTGAGGCCACCACGGCGTCGAGCCAGTCCTCGCCGTCACGCAGCGCCGCGGTGTGGGACAGCACCCCGAAGTGCGTCGCGCCGTGCGCCACCTCGACCGGCAGGCTGGCGAGCTGTGCCGCCGCGGCCGGCCCGGCGACCGCGACGGCCGCCTTGAGCCCGGGCAGGTTCCAGCCCTTGGAGGCCGACAGCAGCGAGAAGGCGTCCTCGCTGCCGGGCACGGTCAGGTAGGGCACGAAGTCGGCCCCGGACAGCACCAGCGGCGCGTGGATCTCGTCGACGACGACCCGCACCCCGTGGCGCGACGCGGAAGCCGCGACGGCGGCCAGCTCCTCACGCCGGTGGACGGTGCCCGTCGGGTTCTGCGGGTTGCACAGCAGGTAGGCCGCCGACCGCCCGGCGAGTTCCGCCATCGCGTCGTCGACGGCGCGGAGGTCGAGACGACCGTCGACGTCCAGCGGCACCTCGACGACCGTGCGTTCGGCGTGGCGCAGGTAGGCGTAGAACGGCGGGTACACGGGCGGGTTCACGATCACCGGCGCGCCGGGCGCGGTCACGAGCCGCACGAGCTCCATGGCGCCGCGCATGACGTCCGGCATCAGCGCCATCCGTGTGACGGGCACGTCCCAGCCCCAGCGCCGTCGCGCGAAGTCGGCCATCGCGTGCTGGTAGCCGTCGCCCGCCGGATAGCCGGTGTCGCTGCGCGCGACGGCGTCGGACAGCACACGGGCGACGGGCTCGGCCAGGGCCGCGTCCATCTCCGCGACCCACAGGGGCAGCACGTCGGGCGGGTACGTCCGCCACTTCACGCTGCGGCGCTGGCGCAACTCCTCGAGGGTGAACGACTCGAGCGGGTCCACGCGGGCTCCTCGACGGGCGGGCGGCGGCAGGCGACGGGCGGTTTCGGGGGGGCCGGGCCGGGCGCGGACGCCGCGGTCCACGCCAATGGCCGTCAGGTGATCTCCTCGAGGTCCTCGAGGCCCAGCTCGATCATGCGACGGTGGTGGCCCTGCATGACGCCGATCGCCAGCCGCTTGACCCGCGTCTCGCCGGTCTCGCCGTCGTCGGCACCGCTGGCGAGGATCACCTTCAGCGCGTCCGTGTCCGACACGATGCCCTGGAAGCCCTGCAGCGCGCGTCCGAGGACGTTGGCGACCAGCTGGCGGGCGCGTTCGCAGGCCGTGTCGTCGACCAGTTGTTCGCGGAGGTGAGCGGTCGCGAAACGCTCGAACGGGCCGCGGTCGGCCAGGGAGGCGACCAGCACCATCCCCGTCTCGCGGTCGAGCGACGGTGCCAGTTCACGGCTGAAGTCCGCCGCGATCGGCAGGCCCAGGGCGAAGAAGGCGCAGGCGCTGAACCAGTCGTCCATCGGCACACGGTCGAAGTAGGCGTCGAAGTGGGGCTTCTGCCGGTCCATCACCGCGCCGGGCAGGTCCGTGTGGCTGGCCAGCGTGTCACGCAGCAGCACGTAACCGGCGTGCTCGCGGACGGCGAGCTCCGCCAACTCGTCGGCGGTGCGGGCGTCGGGCGCGTGACCGACCGCGCGGGCCGTGACCTGGAACGAGCGCAGCTGCCCGTACGCGAGCGCGCCCAACACCTCGACCGTCGCGAGCTCCACTTCCTCCGACACCGTCGCCACTCCTGCCGTGTCCGCGGCCCCAGGACCGGCCAGCGTAGACACCTGGCGGGGCGCCGACCCGGCGTGGCCCCGGTGACGAAGCCAGTCCGTCCCCGGCCGGTCAGGCCAGCGGACCGGGCGTGGGCACGGCCGGGTCGGCCGCCTGGTCCAGGTGCACCGTCGGCGTCCACGACCAGGCGTAGTCGGGGCGGTCGAGCTCCCGCGCCAGCGCGGTCAGACGCAACGGCCGGAACGCGTCGATCATGACCGCGACCTCGTCGGTGTGTGTCGAGCCGAGGCTGGCCTCGGCGACGCCCGGCTGTGGGCCGTGGGTCAGGCCCGACGGGTGCAGCGTCAGCGAGGCGACGTCGATGCCCTTGCGGGACCCGAACGAGCCGGCCACGTAGTAGATGAGCTCCTCGGAGTTGAGGTTGGCGTGGCTGTACGGGATCGGGACGGCCTCGGGATGCCAGTCGACCGGCCGCGGCACGAACGAGCACACCATGAACCCGCGACCCTCGAACGTCTGGTGCACGGGCGGCGGCGGGTGGATCTGCTTGGCCAGCGGTTCGAGGTCGTGGATGTTGAGCGTCCACGGATACAGGTAGCCGTCCCAGCCGACCACGTCGCAGGGGTGGAACGGGACCACGTAGTCCTGCAGCCCCCCGCGGATGCGCAGCGTGACCGTGTAGTCGCCCTCCTCGTCGACCGTGCGCAGGTTCGCCGGGACGTGCAGGTCGCGCTGGCAGTACGGCGCGTGCTCCAGCAGCTGTCCGTAGCCGTTGCGGTAGCGGGCCGGGACCTCGACGAGACCGCTGGAGACGAGGACGAGGTGGCGCTGCGGCCCCGGTCCGGACGGCACCACGCGGTAGGTCACCCCGCGCGGGACCACCACGTAATCGCCGTCGCGGTACGGGAGGTCGCCGAGCACGGTCTCGAAGGTGCCGGCGCCCTCGTGGACGAAGACCAGTTCGTCGGCCTCGCCGTTGCGGTACCAGCCGACCATGGCCCGGTCCGGGCGCGACAACCAGACCTCGAGGTCGTCGTTGAAGGCCAGGAGCCGACGCGCGGTCAGCGCGTCGCCCCCGGGCGCGAGCTCGCGGCTGTCGAAGTGGTGGTGGAGGTGGTGGTCGGGCTGCCACTCGTCGCGGGCCAGCGGCCGGAAGGTGCCGACCTGGCGCAGCTGCATCGGCTGGTGCAGGTGGTAGAGCGTCGAGGAGGGACCGTCGAAGCCCTCGAGGCCGATCACTTCCTCGACCAGCAGCCGCCCCTCGTGCCACAGCTGGGTGTGCCGCTTCGGTGGCACCGTCCCGAACCGGTGGTAGCTCGTCATCTCGTTCGCCCTCCCACCGGGGAGAACCCGGCCGAAAGAGCATGCTGGTCGCCGCGCGGACGTCGAGCCACGGCCCGTGCGCGTAGCGACCAGCCGGACGGACCAGCCACCGGGCCGGCGCGGCCGGGGCGGGACGCCGCGGTGGGCTGGACGCCGCCCGCCCCGCCGGGAGGATGACGTGTCGGTCAGGTGGC
Encoded here:
- a CDS encoding L-aspartate oxidase; the protein is MTISAPPPPPNIVDDRVRADVVIVGAGVAGLYAASRLPDHLDVVVVDKGVPGGDSGSSPWAQGGLAVAIGADDSPELHAQDTLLAGDGLCDPVAVAVLAREAPGHVRELLHLGAAFDRVPGEVTSDDPAHLDLAREGGQRVPRSVHRADATGAELVRVLRAAAAPKVSRLPGIVVALAQDEARRVTGLWVLADGRLLAVEARAVLLATGGCGGLFAATTNPAHATADGVSLAMAAGAAVRDLEFVQFHPTGLAVAGTWRFLLTEALRGAGATLHGSDGERFLVDRHPDAELAPRHVVAKAILDQPDGTAWLDATHLSEQAFAHEFPTVLAGARRYGFDLVTERVPVTPAAHYQVGGVRTDLDGRTSLHGLYAAGEVASTGVHGANRMAGNSLTEALVFGARAATALAAELPGRHGELGEPPRLADHAPVPAQALRERLRTAMLEGAGPVRTEAGLATVATELEALSADLHRPGAADDEVELWHALRVSRVLVRAARLRTESRGGHWRDDFPAPDPAWADVHLEHVTG
- the npdG gene encoding NADPH-dependent F420 reductase, with amino-acid sequence MEVGIVGGTGALGRGLARRWLVAGVDVRLGSRDASRGQAAADELRAELPDAAGQVVGVDNLGACEAPVVVLAVPYEGLDAVLEPLAPAVEGRIVVSAVNPLAFDAHGPYNEPVAEGSVAQACAARLPGARMTAAFHSVSSTALKRLDTPLEDDVPVFGDDTEAVDAVATLANRIDGVRSYPAGALRLAAPLEGLTAVIIAVNKRHKAHVGLRLSRLTPR
- a CDS encoding alpha/beta fold hydrolase; translation: MTSSPDAQLRWHRTTLEGRVAVYGEAGDGPPLVFLHGWGLSARSYARALPGIAASGWRVLAPALPGFGRSDALPGEYTFEKLANWVDDLLDHAGVEEPAALVGHSFGGGVATATAWYHPERARSLTLVNSIGGSVWKTGGRADRLLAERPLWDWGLRLPREFGRRDYRRVLPVVLRDLVGNAVTNPAAVWRAGELARNADLREELATLAARGLPVTILWGSADKVVPEATFLAMCDAAGAPGDIVTDAGHSWLLADPDGFGELLTNSLTVRRTLSERTRAS
- a CDS encoding MalY/PatB family protein, translating into MDPLESFTLEELRQRRSVKWRTYPPDVLPLWVAEMDAALAEPVARVLSDAVARSDTGYPAGDGYQHAMADFARRRWGWDVPVTRMALMPDVMRGAMELVRLVTAPGAPVIVNPPVYPPFYAYLRHAERTVVEVPLDVDGRLDLRAVDDAMAELAGRSAAYLLCNPQNPTGTVHRREELAAVAASASRHGVRVVVDEIHAPLVLSGADFVPYLTVPGSEDAFSLLSASKGWNLPGLKAAVAVAGPAAAAQLASLPVEVAHGATHFGVLSHTAALRDGEDWLDAVVASVTERRARLGDLLARHLPDVRWRPGEATYLAWLDCRGLGLDRDPADHFLAAGVAVVDGRDFGTGGEGHVRLNFATSTSILEEAVHRMAASL
- a CDS encoding ferritin-like fold-containing protein gives rise to the protein MSEEVELATVEVLGALAYGQLRSFQVTARAVGHAPDARTADELAELAVREHAGYVLLRDTLASHTDLPGAVMDRQKPHFDAYFDRVPMDDWFSACAFFALGLPIAADFSRELAPSLDRETGMVLVASLADRGPFERFATAHLREQLVDDTACERARQLVANVLGRALQGFQGIVSDTDALKVILASGADDGETGETRVKRLAIGVMQGHHRRMIELGLEDLEEIT
- a CDS encoding LVIVD repeat-containing protein, coding for MPSRSIGRVHRYLLLVAAVAFTLTVTPLLHAHELACAHDTSFFACNPAAAHLGPGDTMDKGDAAADFDPDAEPGEPGPMPAMAADAGEFVTLGNYDPQNSIADVWAHKRVAYLASWRAGCRSSGVEAVSLRDPANPTPLSRFADAESNPELAGTWTEKVIVQRVNTRHFRGDLAAVSFQPCSLSSDAFRGFGVYDVSDPTDPVELALVPTDSPYGVHELWLEARPNAAYVYTAAIYAEYATRGAEKDFMVFDVSEPGEPVRISEWGITEELGIDIFDGKGLNFVHSVIGDGRRAYLSYWDMGTVILDLRDPANPVYEGNTGDLYRPEDEGNAHSAWLAQGGNVLIQTEEDFSVAPQYDADGELVREQAWGYPRFYDISNPTEPVHLADFELPTTRQLPPPGPNDYTVHDPKVRGNTVFFSWYAEGIVAVDIAGIRNGGEPTFVAQWKTPTPNPNPIGPGERPGNDTSVWGVALDGDLVLASDRNSGLYVLRLQR
- a CDS encoding homogentisate 1,2-dioxygenase, which encodes MTSYHRFGTVPPKRHTQLWHEGRLLVEEVIGLEGFDGPSSTLYHLHQPMQLRQVGTFRPLARDEWQPDHHLHHHFDSRELAPGGDALTARRLLAFNDDLEVWLSRPDRAMVGWYRNGEADELVFVHEGAGTFETVLGDLPYRDGDYVVVPRGVTYRVVPSGPGPQRHLVLVSSGLVEVPARYRNGYGQLLEHAPYCQRDLHVPANLRTVDEEGDYTVTLRIRGGLQDYVVPFHPCDVVGWDGYLYPWTLNIHDLEPLAKQIHPPPPVHQTFEGRGFMVCSFVPRPVDWHPEAVPIPYSHANLNSEELIYYVAGSFGSRKGIDVASLTLHPSGLTHGPQPGVAEASLGSTHTDEVAVMIDAFRPLRLTALARELDRPDYAWSWTPTVHLDQAADPAVPTPGPLA